One genomic region from Chiloscyllium plagiosum isolate BGI_BamShark_2017 chromosome 21, ASM401019v2, whole genome shotgun sequence encodes:
- the rps2 gene encoding 40S ribosomal protein S2 has protein sequence MADDAGGRGGFRGGFGSGGRGRGRGRGRGRGRGRGARGGKAEDKEWVPVTKLGRLVKDMKIKSLEEIYLFSLPIKESEIIDFFLGSALKDEVLKIMPVQKQTRAGQRTRFKAFVAIGDYNGHVGLGVKCSKEVATAIRGAIILAKLSIIPVRRGYWGNKIGKPHTVPCKVTGRCGSVLVRLIPAPRGTGIVSAPVPKKLLQMAGIDDCYTSARGCTATLGNFAKATFDAISKTYSYLTPDLWKETVFTKAPYQEFTDHLAKTHTRVSVQRSQSAVAPAT, from the exons ATGGCGGACGACGCCGGTGGTAGAGGAGGCTTCCGCGGTGGCTTCGGCTCTGGTGGCCGTGGGCGGGGCCGAGGCCGTGGGCGGGGACGTGGCAGGGGTCGTGGTGCTCGTGGTGGAAAGGCTGAAGATAAGGAG TGGGTGCCTGTAACTAAACTTGGCCGTTTGGTAAAAGATATGAAAATCAAAAGTCTGGAAGAAATTTATCTCTTCTCCCTTCCTATCAAG GAATCTGAAATAATTGACTTCTTCCTGGGATCAGCCTTGAAGGACGAGGTTCTCAAGATCATGCCCGTACAAAAGCAAACCCGTGCTGGTCAACGCACAAGATTTAAG GCTTTTGTTGCAATTGGTGACTATAATGGACATGTTGGATTGGGCGTCAAATGCTCGAAGGAAGTAGCCACTGCAATTCGTGGAGCTATCATTCTGGCCAAGCTGTCAATCATTCCTGTAAGGAGGGGTTACTGGGGTAACAAAATTGGaaaaccccacactgtaccatgCAAG GTGACTGGGCGTTGTGGTTCAGTCTTGGTGCGTCTGATCCCTGCTCCACGTGGTACTGGTATTGTCTCAGCTCCAGTCCCCAAGAAACTACTACAGATGGCTGGTATTGACGATTGCTACACCTCTGCCAGAGGCTGCACGGCCACACTGGGCAACTTTG CTAAAGCAACATTTGATGCCATCTCAAAGACCTACAGCTATCTGACCCCGGATCTGTGGAAGGAGACTGTGTTTACCAAGGCCCCATACCAG GAATTCACTGATCATCTGGCCAAAACCCACACCCGTGTGTCTGTTCAAAGGTCCCAGTCAGCTGTTGCTCCAGCAACATAA
- the rnf151 gene encoding RING finger protein 151 — protein MGWSDMDWDEEALQDSGYDVELFENVPDPEFICTICHGVLKDPVELICQHVFCRGCILKWLTEKQECPYCRKKVRRVARSVIPMIHNMIARLIMKCENYVYGCWETFPLEQSANHKAACDFRIVKCKHEACTTEVFQKNLAAHEQVCEHWSQPCRMGCGAQLTPNQLLEHNCYRDSKRKYKEKIRVLKSRLYRMQCRLKLVERNLQNLAPPDHSQFSEHLVCEDDESEDLAAEDHEDDHSNTLDIHVHNENESLYSWQSSDLNNEEGPAAEEDELDDIENEVCLNEAVIEDTISITSSSSTEQEANRTRSQSHLYFEMDDGNIASGNVSIFGQDASNRRRLRSWMLQCSMRWRKAMWKRNNLRLLSRRQHSQPH, from the exons GATTCTGGTTATGATGTTGAGCTGTTTGAAAATGTACCtgaccctgagttcatctgtacCATCTGTCACGGTGTGCTCAAAGATCCTGTGGAACTCATCTGCCAGCATGTCTTCTGCAGAGGCTGTATTTTGAAGTGGCTTACAGA GAAGCaagaatgtccatattgcagGAAGAAGGTGAGAAGGGTGGCTCGCTCTGTCATCCCTATGATCCACAACATGATTGCCCGATTGATCATGAAG TGTGAAAACTATGTCTATGGCTGCTGGGAGACCTTTCCACTTGAACAATCTGCAAACCATAAAGCTGCCTGTGACTTTAGAATAGTGAAATGCAAACATGAGGCCTGTACAACTGAAGTATTTCAGAAGAACCTTGCAGCTCATGAACAGGTTTGCGAACATTGGAGCCAACCATGCAGAATGGGATGTGGAGCCCAACTTACCCCAAATCAGCTGCTTGAACACAACTGTTACAGGGACTCAAAGAGAAAATATAAGGAGAAGATACGGGTTCTCAAAAGCCGTTTGTATAGAATGCAATGTCGCCTAAAGCTAGTGGAAAGAAATCTGCAGAATTTGGCGCCTCCTGATCATTCCCAGTTTTCAGAGCATCTCGTCTGTGAAGATGATG aaagtgaggacttggcTGCTGAAGACCATGAAGATGATCACAGCAACACTTTGGACATACATGTACACAATGAAAATGAAAGCCTGTATTCCTGGCAGTCAAGTGACTTGAATAATGAGGAAGGACCAGCAGCAGAGGAAG ATGAATTAGATGACATCGAAAATGAAGTGTGTCTAAATGAAGCAGTGATTGAGGACACCATTTCAATCACTTCCAGTTCCAGCACTGAACAAGAAGCCAATCGCACTAGGTCACAGTCCCATTTATATTTTGAAATGGATGATGGTAACATTGCTTCTGGGAATGTCAGTATCTTTGGTCAAGATGCTTCAAACAGAAGGCGGCTCAGGTCATGGATGCTGCAATGTTCCATGAG GTGGCGAAAGGCTATGTGGAAGCGCAACAACCTCCGATTACTATCCAGAAGACAGCACAGCCAGCCACACTGA